From Streptomyces sp. NBC_00683, one genomic window encodes:
- a CDS encoding sporulation protein: protein MSREQRGPNEKLGTVLALAGISNAGLARRVNDLGAQRGLTLRYDKTSVARWVAKGMVPQGAAPHLIAAAIGAKLGRPVPLHEIGLADADPAPEVGLAFPRDVGEAVRSATDLYRLDPAGRRGGGIWQSLAGSFAVSAYATPASRWLITPADPSVARDPTAAEAAILGAPGAPGAQGGVPVQPGPDASSDVSPLRVGHSDVAKLREAAQDARRWDSKYGGGDWRSSMVPECLRVDAAPLLLGSYSDEVGRALFGASAELTRLAGWMAFDTGQQEAAQRYYIQALRLARAAADVPLGGYVLASMSLQATYRGFADEGVDLAQAAVERNRGLATARTMSFFRLVEARAHAKAGDAPAAGAALKAAESWLERSRAGDADPSWLGFYSYDRFAADAAECYRDLKAPRQVRRFTEQALSRPTEEFVRSHGLRLVVSAVAELESGNLDAACAAGTRAVEVAGRISSARTTEYVRDLLHRLEPYGDEPRVAELRERARPLLVAPA from the coding sequence ATGTCCAGGGAGCAACGCGGGCCGAACGAGAAGCTCGGCACGGTTCTCGCCCTCGCGGGAATCAGTAACGCCGGGCTCGCCCGGCGGGTCAACGACCTCGGAGCGCAGCGCGGTCTGACTCTTCGCTACGACAAGACCTCGGTGGCCCGCTGGGTCGCCAAGGGCATGGTGCCCCAAGGTGCCGCGCCCCATCTCATCGCGGCGGCGATAGGGGCCAAACTCGGCCGCCCGGTGCCGCTGCACGAGATCGGGCTCGCCGACGCCGACCCGGCGCCGGAGGTCGGTCTGGCCTTCCCGCGCGACGTGGGCGAGGCCGTGCGGTCGGCGACGGATCTGTACCGGCTGGATCCGGCCGGGCGCAGGGGCGGCGGAATCTGGCAGTCGCTGGCGGGTTCCTTCGCCGTGAGCGCGTACGCGACGCCCGCGTCCCGCTGGCTGATAACCCCCGCCGATCCGTCGGTCGCGCGGGACCCGACGGCGGCCGAGGCCGCGATTCTCGGCGCACCGGGCGCACCCGGGGCGCAGGGCGGCGTGCCCGTCCAGCCCGGTCCGGACGCGTCGTCCGACGTGTCACCCCTGCGCGTCGGCCACAGCGATGTGGCCAAGCTGCGCGAGGCCGCCCAGGACGCCCGCCGCTGGGACTCCAAGTACGGCGGAGGGGACTGGCGTTCCTCCATGGTCCCGGAGTGCTTACGGGTCGACGCCGCACCTCTGCTCCTCGGTTCGTACAGCGACGAGGTGGGCCGGGCACTCTTCGGCGCATCGGCCGAGCTGACCCGGCTCGCCGGGTGGATGGCGTTCGACACCGGCCAGCAGGAGGCCGCGCAGCGCTACTACATCCAGGCACTGCGGCTCGCCCGGGCCGCCGCCGACGTGCCGCTGGGCGGATACGTACTGGCGTCGATGTCCCTGCAGGCCACCTACCGCGGCTTCGCCGACGAGGGCGTGGACCTGGCGCAGGCGGCGGTCGAACGCAACCGCGGCCTCGCCACCGCACGGACCATGAGCTTCTTCCGCCTCGTGGAGGCCCGCGCCCATGCGAAGGCGGGCGACGCACCGGCCGCGGGGGCCGCGCTCAAGGCGGCGGAGAGCTGGCTGGAGCGTTCGCGGGCCGGCGATGCCGACCCGTCGTGGCTCGGCTTCTACTCGTACGACAGATTCGCCGCCGACGCCGCCGAGTGCTACCGCGACCTGAAGGCCCCGCGGCAGGTGCGACGCTTCACCGAGCAGGCCCTGTCCAGGCCGACGGAGGAGTTCGTCCGCTCCCACGGGCTGCGGCTCGTCGTGTCGGCGGTCGCGGAGCTGGAGTCGGGCAACCTGGACGCGGCGTGCGCGGCCGGGACGCGGGCGGTCGAGGTGGCCGGACGCATCTCCTCGGCGCGCACCACGGAGTACGTACGCGATCTGCTGCACCGCCTCGAACCGTACGGGGACGAGCCCCGTGTGGCCGAGCTCCGGGAACGGGCCCGGCCGCTTCTGGTGGCCCCGGCATAG
- a CDS encoding ATP-binding protein, translating to MQYLILGATEARDEQGGPLPVGGTRLRALLAALALRAGRPVSVAALVDDVWAGDPPNDAPAALQALVGRLRRALGREAVTGTPGGYRLEADRDDVDLYVFERLARRGAAELDSGDPESAARTLRAALALWRGPALADLRERDHGIRAEADRTAAIQQRIEADLRRGAPRGLVPELRELTAAHPYNEPLHAQLLRALRAEGRQADALVAYEEARRALADGLGADPGPELTALHRELLDHAGPSAPADPHPPEGNLRPRLTSFVGREPELLAIRADLTRARLVTLTGPGGSGKTRLAEESAAGQGAWIAELAPLDDPSAVPGAVLSALGLRETTLLRDSAHDRPAASADPTERLVEHLSHRSRNRPFLLVLDNCEHVIDAAAALAETLLTHCPRLRILATSREPLGVPGEAVRPVGPLPPHPAHRLFAERARAVRPDFRTDEETEGNDTEDAQVIAEICRRLDGLPLAIELAAARLRMLTPRQIADRLDDRFRLLTSGSRTVLPRQQTLRAVVDWSWDLLSEDERTVLRQISVFAGGWDLAAAEAVTRSPDAASLLGALVDKSLVVATPTDAGEMRYRLLETIHEYASERAAETPDVRAAAAAAHTDCFAALAEKADPLLRSGEQLPWISRLEADLDNIRAALHRTVVTEPSERDALRLVLGMGWFWWLRNFRNEGAAWADRAAGLGEDPDDPADPRYWPRKHLHMLRFFLTMETRSVADAQGDEEIQALVSCVTEAFGSGGPQAARFPGLFWPLTSYMRGEFTEDVRGHFDATVANARENGGDWEYGVTLMFRTHMLVDTPHGMTGIDEDLAELRTLSRRIGDRYLRAQVASAAAEAGMMRGRYDESRGAYQEALALAREVGAHAEAPFLIGRLAELDYRAGDLDAARKGLDEAEAEAERQHVLDAHAYVNYLRASIALTAGEIPAARRFADAARGAQVYGPPPQFAAGLLCLSGRISVYEPSGGPATGLRGITDGFRMAVEARCADVFTAYLAEAAGITLLLLGRYAAAARLLAASDTWRGSGPRSVLEDAEVAEALAELREKLGPLLYDAERAAGSALTPDEAVDLLTGITEELSGS from the coding sequence GTGCAGTACCTGATCCTGGGCGCCACCGAGGCGCGAGACGAGCAAGGCGGCCCGCTGCCCGTGGGCGGTACGCGGCTGCGCGCCCTCCTCGCCGCACTCGCCCTGCGCGCCGGCCGCCCCGTGTCCGTCGCCGCGCTCGTCGACGACGTATGGGCGGGTGATCCCCCGAACGACGCGCCGGCCGCCCTCCAGGCCCTCGTCGGCAGGCTGCGCCGCGCCCTGGGCCGGGAGGCGGTCACCGGCACGCCCGGCGGTTATCGACTCGAAGCCGACCGCGACGACGTCGACCTGTACGTCTTCGAGCGGCTGGCCCGCCGGGGAGCCGCCGAACTCGACTCCGGCGACCCCGAGTCCGCCGCCCGCACCCTGCGCGCCGCGCTCGCCCTGTGGCGCGGACCCGCGCTCGCCGACCTCCGCGAGCGCGACCACGGGATACGGGCCGAGGCCGACCGGACGGCGGCGATCCAGCAGCGCATCGAGGCCGACCTCCGGCGCGGGGCTCCGCGGGGCCTCGTACCCGAGTTGAGGGAGCTCACGGCCGCCCACCCCTACAACGAGCCCCTGCACGCGCAGCTGCTCCGTGCCCTGCGCGCCGAAGGAAGACAGGCCGACGCACTCGTCGCGTACGAGGAGGCACGCCGGGCCCTGGCGGACGGCCTGGGCGCCGACCCGGGACCGGAACTCACCGCCCTGCACCGGGAGCTCCTCGACCACGCGGGCCCCTCAGCCCCGGCCGACCCGCACCCCCCGGAAGGCAACCTCCGCCCCAGGCTCACCTCCTTCGTCGGACGGGAGCCCGAACTCCTGGCGATCCGCGCCGACCTGACCCGCGCCCGCCTCGTCACCCTCACCGGCCCCGGCGGCTCGGGGAAGACCAGGCTGGCCGAGGAGTCCGCGGCGGGCCAGGGCGCCTGGATCGCCGAACTCGCCCCGCTGGACGACCCCTCCGCCGTACCCGGAGCCGTACTCTCCGCCCTCGGCCTGCGCGAGACGACCCTCCTGCGGGACAGCGCCCACGACAGGCCCGCCGCGTCCGCGGACCCCACCGAACGGCTCGTCGAACACCTCTCCCACCGGTCGCGGAACCGTCCGTTCCTCCTCGTGCTCGACAACTGCGAGCACGTCATCGACGCGGCGGCGGCACTCGCGGAGACCCTCCTCACGCACTGCCCGCGGCTGCGCATCCTCGCCACCAGCCGCGAGCCCCTCGGCGTGCCGGGCGAGGCCGTGCGCCCCGTGGGCCCGCTGCCGCCCCATCCCGCCCACCGACTCTTCGCCGAACGTGCCCGCGCGGTGCGGCCGGACTTCCGCACGGACGAGGAGACGGAGGGAAACGACACCGAGGACGCCCAGGTCATCGCCGAGATCTGCCGGCGGCTCGACGGGCTTCCGCTCGCCATCGAACTGGCGGCCGCCCGGCTGAGAATGCTCACGCCGCGCCAGATCGCGGACCGCCTGGACGACCGCTTCCGTCTGCTGACCAGCGGCAGCCGCACCGTTCTGCCCCGTCAGCAGACCCTTCGGGCGGTGGTCGACTGGTCGTGGGACCTCCTCTCGGAGGACGAGCGCACCGTCCTGCGCCAGATCTCCGTCTTCGCGGGCGGCTGGGACCTGGCCGCCGCCGAGGCGGTGACCCGAAGCCCGGACGCCGCGTCCCTGCTCGGCGCGCTCGTCGACAAGTCCCTCGTCGTCGCGACCCCCACCGACGCCGGCGAGATGCGCTACCGCCTCCTGGAGACCATCCACGAGTACGCCTCCGAGCGCGCCGCCGAGACACCGGACGTACGGGCCGCAGCGGCGGCGGCACACACCGACTGCTTCGCCGCACTGGCCGAGAAGGCCGACCCCCTGCTGCGCTCCGGCGAACAGCTCCCGTGGATCAGCCGGCTGGAGGCGGACCTCGACAACATCCGTGCGGCCCTGCACCGCACGGTCGTCACCGAACCCTCCGAGCGGGACGCGCTACGACTCGTCCTGGGCATGGGCTGGTTCTGGTGGCTGCGCAACTTCCGTAACGAGGGCGCGGCCTGGGCCGACCGGGCCGCCGGCCTCGGCGAGGACCCGGACGATCCGGCGGACCCCCGCTACTGGCCACGCAAGCACCTGCACATGCTGCGGTTCTTCCTCACGATGGAGACCAGGTCCGTCGCGGACGCCCAGGGGGACGAAGAGATCCAGGCACTGGTGAGCTGTGTGACCGAGGCGTTCGGATCCGGCGGCCCGCAGGCCGCCCGCTTCCCGGGACTGTTCTGGCCGCTGACCTCGTACATGCGCGGCGAGTTCACCGAGGACGTGCGCGGGCACTTCGACGCGACCGTCGCCAACGCCCGCGAGAACGGCGGCGACTGGGAGTACGGCGTCACTCTGATGTTCCGCACCCACATGCTCGTCGACACACCGCACGGCATGACCGGCATCGACGAGGACCTCGCCGAGCTGCGCACACTGAGCCGACGCATCGGCGACCGCTACCTGCGCGCCCAGGTCGCGAGCGCCGCCGCGGAGGCCGGAATGATGCGGGGGAGGTACGACGAGTCGAGAGGCGCCTACCAGGAGGCACTGGCGCTGGCACGGGAGGTCGGTGCCCACGCGGAGGCCCCGTTCCTGATCGGCCGCCTCGCCGAACTCGACTACCGGGCCGGTGACCTGGACGCGGCCAGGAAGGGACTGGACGAGGCGGAGGCCGAGGCCGAGCGGCAGCACGTGCTGGACGCCCACGCCTATGTGAACTACCTGCGGGCCTCGATCGCGCTGACGGCCGGGGAGATCCCGGCGGCGAGGCGGTTCGCCGACGCGGCGCGCGGCGCGCAGGTCTACGGCCCGCCCCCGCAGTTCGCGGCAGGCCTCCTGTGCCTCTCGGGGCGCATCAGCGTGTACGAACCCTCAGGCGGTCCCGCCACCGGTCTGCGCGGTATCACCGACGGCTTCCGCATGGCCGTCGAAGCCCGCTGCGCGGACGTGTTCACCGCCTACCTGGCGGAGGCGGCGGGCATCACACTGCTGCTGCTGGGACGGTACGCGGCAGCGGCCCGCCTCCTGGCGGCCTCCGACACCTGGCGCGGCAGCGGTCCGCGGTCGGTGCTGGAGGATGCGGAGGTGGCCGAGGCGCTGGCGGAACTCAGGGAGAAGCTGGGGCCCCTCCTGTACGACGCGGAGCGCGCCGCGGGCAGCGCCCTGACCCCGGACGAGGCCGTGGATCTCCTGACCGGCATCACCGAGGAGCTCAGCGGCAGCTGA
- the lhgO gene encoding L-2-hydroxyglutarate oxidase, whose protein sequence is MMTHAAYDCDVLVIGGGIVGLSTAYALTRTAPGTRVTVLEKEWGPARHQTGRNSGVIHSGIYYPPGSLKARYAVRGAAEMVDFCARHGITHAVTGKLIVATESGELPRLHGLVQRGREHGLPVRELGPAQIAEYEPQVRGLAAIRVGTTGVCDFGAVAAQLAAEVSGSGGQIRFGAEVVAVDRRPWGIAVRTADGQVVRARVLVNCAGLHSDRVARLAGDDPGVRIVPFRGEYYELARPELVRGLVYPVPDPAFPFLGVHLTRGADGTVHVGPNAVPALAREGYGWPVVRPRELASTLTWPGSWRIARQHWRYGAGEVHRSLSRKAFTRAVQRLLPEVTEDDLRPSPAGVRAQAVLRDGTLVDDFLFREAPHTVHVLNAPSPAATASLPIGREVARRALLRARATGWKPPAVESGHCV, encoded by the coding sequence GTGATGACGCACGCGGCGTACGACTGCGATGTGCTGGTGATCGGCGGCGGGATCGTCGGTCTGTCGACCGCGTACGCGCTCACGCGCACCGCGCCCGGCACCCGGGTCACCGTGCTGGAGAAGGAGTGGGGGCCCGCCCGTCATCAGACGGGGCGCAACAGCGGGGTGATCCACAGCGGCATCTACTACCCCCCTGGCTCCCTCAAGGCGCGCTACGCCGTCCGGGGCGCCGCGGAGATGGTCGACTTCTGTGCGCGTCACGGCATCACGCACGCCGTGACCGGCAAGCTGATCGTCGCGACCGAGAGCGGCGAGCTGCCCCGCCTGCACGGCCTGGTCCAGCGGGGGCGGGAGCACGGACTGCCGGTCCGGGAGCTCGGCCCCGCCCAGATCGCGGAGTACGAGCCGCAGGTCCGCGGCCTCGCGGCGATCCGGGTCGGGACGACCGGGGTGTGCGACTTCGGGGCGGTGGCCGCACAGCTGGCGGCCGAGGTGAGCGGGTCGGGCGGGCAGATCCGGTTCGGCGCGGAGGTAGTCGCTGTCGACCGGCGCCCCTGGGGCATCGCCGTGCGGACGGCCGACGGGCAGGTGGTCCGCGCCCGGGTGCTGGTCAACTGCGCGGGGCTGCACAGCGACCGGGTGGCACGGCTCGCGGGCGACGACCCCGGGGTGCGGATCGTGCCGTTCCGCGGGGAGTACTACGAGCTGGCGCGGCCGGAGCTGGTGCGCGGCCTGGTCTACCCGGTGCCGGACCCGGCGTTCCCGTTCCTCGGGGTCCATCTGACCCGGGGCGCCGACGGCACGGTCCACGTCGGGCCGAACGCGGTCCCGGCGCTGGCCCGTGAGGGGTACGGCTGGCCCGTCGTCCGCCCCCGTGAGCTGGCGTCCACCCTGACCTGGCCCGGTTCCTGGCGGATCGCCCGGCAGCACTGGCGGTACGGGGCGGGCGAGGTGCACAGATCCCTGTCGAGGAAGGCGTTCACCCGGGCCGTCCAGCGGCTGCTGCCCGAGGTGACCGAGGACGATCTTCGGCCGTCCCCTGCCGGGGTCAGGGCCCAGGCGGTGCTGCGGGACGGCACGCTGGTGGACGACTTCCTGTTCCGCGAGGCCCCGCACACCGTGCACGTACTGAACGCGCCGTCCCCCGCCGCCACGGCTTCGCTGCCCATCGGGAGGGAGGTGGCGCGACGGGCCCTGCTGCGGGCACGCGCGACGGGATGGAAGCCGCCCGCCGTAGAATCCGGTCATTGTGTCTGA
- a CDS encoding asparagine synthase-related protein, producing the protein MRWLVGWSSIAASFGTVGAVGNHGEGRTVHPVGSQLLWGDPDPLWAVGDWRPDEIRIIKVATQEGAPTTRLAVLGCCGATDEQLRVGLLAARGGALRHLTAWPGSYTAVVQIGRRITVAGDIAGARPVFHTPWANGTAYATAALPLADLIEAQLDIGHLAALLACPETPEALGNGTPYAGVKRVPPGHALILREGSREITGYEAVASLAVAAPQVDPVRAVEGVRDALVEAVRARLTAPRHAPETLPPDPGPVPGMGPAERRAARGAPVPGIGSDLSGGSASATLALLAAGLPGLPGTVLGHGTGAGERLLAVTFNDLCAKGREDELERARAIAANPRLHHVVVAAGEEALPYAALDSGPLTDEPAPSLVVAERHRRRLAAGSADHFVGHGARQVLDAHPARLADLLMDRRRRHLLRPVAALAKAEGTSAHSLLVPLAVYRAARRLARTSYRTGLETAAGLLPDANRYAPDLDTPAEASLASLAWSRPGPAARWLTGEALAEVAVRLQEAAIRPTSVQRPGEARARAALARHAADHRILEQAAEIRSQRLHAPFLDNQVVRAARALPESLRVQPGARAAILRRVLAGAGIHDLPPGWGTPSQATSAAAGRLGLRAALPELIALFDAPLLADAGLIEARVVRKALRAASEGEPLPLDGLADLASTELWLRRLVTRRGTCWTGTAAPRQRAVAGGVVPARRTLQP; encoded by the coding sequence ATGCGTTGGTTGGTGGGGTGGAGCAGTATCGCCGCGAGCTTCGGCACCGTAGGTGCGGTCGGCAACCACGGCGAGGGACGCACCGTCCACCCCGTGGGTTCCCAACTCCTGTGGGGTGACCCGGATCCGCTCTGGGCCGTCGGCGACTGGCGCCCCGACGAGATCCGCATCATCAAGGTCGCGACACAGGAGGGCGCTCCCACCACCCGTCTCGCGGTCCTAGGCTGCTGCGGTGCCACCGACGAACAACTCCGCGTCGGACTGCTCGCCGCCCGCGGCGGGGCGCTGCGCCATCTCACCGCCTGGCCCGGCAGCTACACGGCCGTCGTCCAGATCGGCCGCCGCATCACCGTCGCAGGTGACATCGCCGGAGCCCGCCCCGTCTTCCACACGCCCTGGGCCAACGGAACCGCGTACGCCACCGCCGCCCTTCCGCTGGCGGACCTCATCGAGGCCCAGCTGGACATCGGCCACCTGGCCGCACTGCTCGCCTGCCCGGAGACACCTGAAGCCCTGGGCAACGGCACCCCGTACGCCGGGGTGAAGCGGGTCCCGCCGGGCCACGCGCTCATCCTCCGGGAGGGCTCCCGGGAGATCACGGGCTACGAAGCGGTGGCGTCCCTCGCCGTGGCGGCGCCCCAGGTCGACCCGGTCAGAGCCGTCGAGGGCGTACGGGACGCGCTCGTCGAAGCCGTACGCGCCCGGCTGACCGCCCCGCGCCACGCCCCGGAGACCCTGCCGCCCGACCCCGGACCCGTCCCCGGCATGGGGCCCGCCGAACGCCGCGCCGCCCGAGGGGCGCCCGTACCCGGCATCGGCTCCGACCTCTCCGGAGGCAGCGCCTCCGCGACCCTCGCCCTGCTGGCCGCCGGACTCCCCGGGCTGCCCGGCACCGTCCTCGGCCACGGCACCGGGGCGGGCGAGCGCCTGCTCGCGGTCACGTTCAACGACCTCTGCGCGAAGGGCCGCGAGGACGAGCTGGAACGCGCCCGCGCCATCGCCGCCAACCCCCGCCTGCACCACGTGGTCGTCGCCGCCGGTGAAGAGGCCCTGCCCTACGCGGCACTGGACAGCGGCCCGCTCACCGACGAACCCGCCCCCTCCCTCGTCGTCGCCGAGCGCCACCGCCGCCGCCTGGCCGCGGGCAGCGCCGACCACTTCGTCGGCCACGGCGCCCGGCAGGTACTCGACGCACACCCCGCCCGCCTGGCCGACCTGCTCATGGACCGGCGCAGACGCCACCTGCTGCGCCCCGTCGCCGCCCTCGCCAAGGCCGAAGGAACCTCCGCGCACTCCCTGCTCGTCCCGCTGGCCGTCTACCGCGCGGCCCGCCGGCTCGCCCGCACCTCGTACCGCACCGGTCTGGAAACAGCAGCCGGCCTGCTGCCGGACGCCAACCGCTACGCGCCCGACCTCGACACCCCCGCAGAGGCCTCGCTCGCCTCCCTCGCCTGGTCCCGTCCGGGCCCGGCCGCACGCTGGCTCACCGGGGAGGCGCTCGCGGAAGTAGCGGTCCGGCTGCAGGAGGCGGCGATCCGGCCCACGTCGGTGCAGCGGCCGGGAGAGGCCCGCGCCCGCGCGGCACTGGCCCGGCACGCGGCCGACCACCGGATCCTGGAACAGGCCGCGGAGATCCGCAGCCAGCGGCTGCACGCCCCGTTCCTCGACAACCAGGTCGTACGGGCGGCCAGGGCGCTCCCCGAATCGCTGCGCGTCCAGCCGGGAGCCCGGGCCGCGATCCTGCGCAGGGTCCTCGCGGGCGCGGGCATCCACGACCTGCCGCCCGGCTGGGGCACCCCGTCCCAGGCCACCTCGGCAGCGGCGGGCCGCCTCGGCCTGCGCGCCGCTCTGCCGGAACTGATCGCGCTCTTCGACGCACCCCTGCTCGCCGACGCGGGCCTGATCGAGGCCCGCGTCGTACGGAAGGCGCTGCGCGCGGCGTCCGAAGGCGAACCGCTTCCCCTGGACGGCCTGGCCGACCTCGCCTCGACGGAACTCTGGCTGCGCCGCCTGGTCACCCGCCGAGGCACCTGCTGGACGGGCACAGCGGCCCCGCGCCAACGGGCAGTCGCAGGCGGCGTGGTCCCGGCCCGCAGGACGCTCCAGCCGTAA